In a single window of the Mycobacteriales bacterium genome:
- the aroC gene encoding chorismate synthase, with amino-acid sequence MLRWLTAGESHGPALVAVLEGLPAGVLVTTDDVADDLARRRLGHGRGARMTFEKDEVSFLGGVRHGVTQGGPVAITVGNTEWPKWETVMAPDPVDPEVLAEQARNAPLTRPRPGHADLVGMQKYGFDDARPVLERASARETAARVALGKVAKHFLLQAYGVHVLSHVVSIGSAAVPPGTALPGPDDLDAIDESPVRVHDKASEALLVAEVDAAHKEGDTLGGIVEVLAYGLPPGLGSHVHWDRRIDAKLAAALMGIQAIKGVEVGDGFDAARKRGSQVMDEIVRGDDGLTRTSGNLGGTEGGMTSGEVLRVRAAMKPISTVPRALKTIDTATGEAAAAHHQRSDVCAVPAAGVVAEAMVALVLADAFLEKFGGDSVEETRRNHEAYLKALQIR; translated from the coding sequence GTGCTGCGCTGGTTGACCGCCGGGGAGTCCCACGGCCCTGCCCTCGTGGCAGTGCTCGAGGGGCTCCCCGCCGGCGTTCTCGTGACCACCGACGACGTCGCCGACGACCTCGCCCGGCGACGCCTGGGCCACGGCCGCGGCGCCCGGATGACGTTCGAGAAGGACGAGGTCAGCTTCCTCGGGGGAGTGCGCCACGGGGTCACCCAGGGCGGGCCGGTCGCCATCACGGTCGGCAACACCGAGTGGCCCAAGTGGGAGACCGTCATGGCTCCCGACCCCGTCGACCCCGAGGTCCTCGCCGAGCAGGCCCGCAACGCGCCGCTCACCCGCCCGCGCCCGGGTCACGCGGACCTCGTCGGCATGCAGAAGTACGGCTTCGACGACGCCCGCCCCGTCCTCGAGCGCGCCAGTGCCCGGGAGACCGCGGCCCGCGTCGCGCTCGGCAAGGTCGCCAAGCACTTCCTGCTGCAGGCGTACGGCGTACACGTCCTGTCCCACGTCGTCTCGATCGGCTCGGCCGCCGTGCCGCCGGGGACCGCGCTGCCCGGCCCCGACGACCTCGACGCGATCGACGAGAGCCCCGTGCGGGTCCACGACAAGGCGTCGGAGGCCCTGCTCGTCGCGGAGGTCGACGCGGCCCACAAGGAGGGCGACACCCTCGGCGGGATCGTCGAGGTCCTCGCCTACGGCCTGCCGCCCGGCCTCGGCAGCCACGTCCACTGGGACCGCCGCATCGACGCCAAGCTCGCCGCGGCCCTGATGGGCATCCAGGCCATCAAGGGCGTCGAGGTCGGTGACGGCTTCGACGCCGCCCGCAAGCGCGGCAGCCAGGTCATGGACGAGATCGTGCGCGGCGACGACGGGCTGACCCGCACGAGCGGCAACCTCGGCGGCACCGAGGGCGGCATGACCAGCGGCGAGGTCCTGCGGGTCCGGGCCGCGATGAAGCCGATCAGCACCGTCCCGCGGGCCCTGAAGACCATCGACACCGCGACCGGCGAGGCTGCCGCGGCCCACCACCAGCGCTCCGACGTCTGCGCGGTGCCCGCTGCCGGGGTCGTCGCCGAGGCGATGGTCGCGCTGGTGCTCGCCGACGCCTTCCTCGAGAAGTTCGGCGGTGACTCCGTCGAGGAGACCCGCCGCAACCACGAGGCCTACCTGAAGGCGCTGCAGATCCGTTGA
- a CDS encoding PilN domain-containing protein, translated as MTAVTQETRLVGTGLALLPRVNLLPPEIEERKKLKQIQVGLGAAVLASVGVVGVLVMAANGSLNSANEELATATTQSTQLKAEAATYANVTAVYAQAAAAQALLTQAMGEEVRYSRFMNDLSLTVPDNVWVKAVAFSQGAAPGAAGTTEPGIGTVTFSGVGFSHDDVAVWLESLATQKGYTNPDFTNSTETLIGTRKTVTFTSTVQMTAAALSGRYTKPLGG; from the coding sequence ATGACCGCCGTGACCCAGGAGACCCGCCTCGTCGGCACCGGTCTCGCCCTCCTCCCGCGGGTCAACCTGCTCCCGCCGGAGATCGAGGAGCGCAAGAAGCTCAAGCAGATCCAGGTCGGCCTCGGTGCAGCCGTGCTCGCCTCGGTCGGCGTCGTCGGTGTCCTGGTGATGGCCGCCAACGGCAGCCTCAACAGCGCCAACGAGGAGCTCGCCACTGCGACCACGCAGAGCACGCAGCTCAAGGCCGAGGCCGCGACCTACGCCAACGTCACCGCGGTCTACGCGCAGGCGGCCGCCGCCCAGGCGCTGCTCACGCAGGCCATGGGCGAGGAGGTCCGCTACTCCCGCTTCATGAACGACCTCAGCCTCACCGTCCCGGACAACGTCTGGGTCAAGGCCGTGGCGTTCTCCCAGGGCGCGGCCCCGGGCGCAGCCGGCACCACAGAGCCCGGCATCGGCACGGTCACCTTCAGCGGCGTGGGCTTCAGCCACGACGACGTCGCGGTCTGGCTCGAGTCGCTCGCGACCCAGAAGGGCTACACCAACCCCGACTTCACCAACTCGACCGAGACGCTGATCGGGACCCGCAAGACGGTCACCTTCACCTCCACGGTGCAGATGACCGCTGCTGCTCTCTCCGGGCGCTACACGAAGCCGCTGGGAGGCTGA
- the pilO gene encoding type 4a pilus biogenesis protein PilO, whose amino-acid sequence MDKLKQYVALTVVGCLAVLAAGWFLLVSPKRSEASEAQLAADAQVTANSALRTQIEVLKAQAKNLPKEQAKLAAVAAKIPSNRAMPALIRALTTAAEDAGVELVTLAPGATAVAAPAAAAPVAPAAGAAPAAPVAGAATSAAGQLGSIPVTLNVVGGYFQVQQFLANLEDLKRAIRFTTVNLAPGTNPVKPAATGTNVDDGRTLTATLTGQVFQVVGAPAAAAAPVAPVAAPAK is encoded by the coding sequence ATGGACAAGCTCAAGCAGTACGTCGCGCTGACCGTCGTCGGCTGCCTCGCGGTCCTCGCCGCCGGCTGGTTCCTGCTGGTCTCGCCCAAGCGGTCCGAGGCCTCCGAGGCGCAGCTCGCCGCGGACGCGCAGGTCACCGCCAACAGCGCCCTGCGCACCCAGATCGAGGTCCTCAAGGCCCAGGCCAAGAACCTCCCGAAGGAGCAGGCCAAGCTCGCGGCCGTCGCGGCCAAGATCCCGTCCAACCGCGCGATGCCGGCTCTCATCCGGGCCCTCACCACCGCCGCCGAGGACGCGGGCGTCGAGCTCGTCACCCTCGCCCCCGGCGCGACCGCCGTCGCGGCTCCCGCGGCTGCTGCCCCGGTGGCCCCGGCCGCGGGCGCAGCCCCGGCAGCCCCCGTCGCCGGTGCGGCCACCTCGGCCGCCGGTCAGCTCGGCTCGATCCCGGTGACGCTCAACGTCGTCGGCGGCTACTTCCAGGTGCAGCAGTTCCTCGCCAACCTCGAGGACCTCAAGCGGGCCATCCGCTTCACCACGGTGAACCTGGCCCCCGGCACCAACCCGGTCAAGCCCGCCGCGACCGGCACCAACGTGGATGACGGCCGCACGCTGACCGCCACCCTCACTGGTCAGGTCTTCCAGGTCGTCGGAGCGCCCGCCGCCGCGGCCGCCCCGGTCGCCCCCGTCGCAGCTCCGGCGAAGTAG
- a CDS encoding prepilin peptidase — protein sequence MDVFLAALCALLGLAIGSFLNVVIHRVPRGESVVSPPSACPQCGNAIRPRDNVPVLGWLLLKGKCRDCSEPISARYPLVEALTGVLFAVMALRFGLDWVLPAFLYLAAVGLALALIDLDTKRLPDALTLPSYVVGAVLLGVPAVLDDRGDDYVRALLGAAVMFGLYFALCFAYPAGMGFGDVKLSGVLGLYLGFLGWGELVVGLFLGFFLGGVFGIALMAVKKGGRKTAVPFGPFMLLGVLVAVLVGGDLAQAYRDLIGV from the coding sequence GTGGACGTCTTCCTGGCTGCGCTCTGCGCGCTTCTCGGTCTTGCCATCGGATCGTTCCTCAACGTGGTGATCCACCGCGTGCCGAGGGGCGAGTCGGTGGTCAGCCCACCGAGCGCGTGCCCGCAGTGCGGCAACGCCATCCGGCCAAGGGACAACGTGCCGGTGCTCGGTTGGCTGCTGCTCAAGGGCAAGTGCCGCGACTGCAGCGAGCCGATCAGTGCGCGCTACCCGCTCGTGGAGGCCCTCACCGGGGTCCTGTTCGCGGTCATGGCGCTGCGGTTCGGTCTCGACTGGGTGCTGCCGGCGTTCCTCTACCTCGCGGCGGTCGGGCTGGCGCTCGCGCTCATCGACCTCGACACCAAGCGGCTGCCGGACGCGCTGACGCTGCCCAGCTACGTCGTGGGGGCGGTGCTCCTCGGCGTACCTGCCGTGCTCGACGACCGGGGCGACGACTACGTCAGGGCGCTGCTGGGTGCAGCCGTGATGTTCGGGCTCTACTTCGCGCTGTGCTTCGCCTACCCGGCCGGCATGGGCTTCGGGGACGTCAAGCTCAGCGGCGTGCTCGGGCTCTATTTGGGATTCCTGGGCTGGGGTGAGCTCGTCGTGGGGCTGTTCCTCGGGTTCTTCCTCGGCGGGGTCTTCGGGATCGCGCTCATGGCCGTCAAGAAGGGCGGTCGCAAGACGGCTGTGCCCTTCGGCCCGTTCATGCTCCTGGGCGTGCTCGTGGCGGTGCTCGTCGGCGGCGATCTGGCCCAGGCGTACAGGGACCTGATCGGCGTCTGA
- a CDS encoding prepilin-type N-terminal cleavage/methylation domain-containing protein, with translation MRQRGEDDGFTLIELLVVVIIIGVLSSIAIPSFLKQREKGWKSAAVSDMKNAATAVETLASANEGSYLVANGADQDSAFLQDEGFNPTRFVSLVVSATSSSYCITGVTTQLPDKTFQFRSTTGVVDISNGVVPPC, from the coding sequence ATGCGCCAGCGGGGAGAAGACGACGGATTCACGCTCATCGAGTTGCTGGTCGTCGTCATCATCATCGGGGTCCTGTCCAGCATTGCGATCCCCTCGTTTCTCAAGCAGCGCGAGAAGGGCTGGAAGTCGGCGGCTGTCAGCGACATGAAGAACGCCGCTACAGCTGTCGAGACGCTCGCCTCCGCGAACGAGGGTAGCTACCTGGTCGCGAACGGAGCCGATCAGGACTCGGCGTTCCTGCAGGACGAGGGGTTCAACCCCACGCGGTTTGTGAGCCTGGTCGTTTCGGCGACCAGCTCGAGCTACTGCATCACAGGTGTCACGACGCAGCTGCCCGACAAGACCTTCCAGTTCCGGAGCACTACGGGTGTCGTCGACATCTCGAACGGCGTCGTGCCGCCCTGCTGA
- a CDS encoding type IV pilus twitching motility protein PilT, translated as MDQHSQAGGMDGFFASTPPAPSPLDPQWQAAPQMEAHDPLGAASSGSVSFDLDAPVAAPTATLSMPLAPAAVPLVAAPAVAAPAPSWEPPAYVPAQAAEEVVEYEEVEEDEDLPVDRGLVRIGAEDSSDDSAFLADLLVHVIDAGCSDLHVTVGAPPTVRKSGSLVAVEDYAVLTPQVVQKTLYAIMSQKQREKFESELELDFAYSLPGRARFRVNVYKQRDAMGAAFRLIPYEIKALEDLGVPPSISNLAMLPRGFVLVTGPTGSGKSTTLAAVVDLANRQRNDHIMTVEDPIEFLHQHKNCLVNQREVGEDTWSFKNALKHVLRQDPDIILVGEMRDLETIEIALTAAETGHLVMATLHTQDAAQTIDRVIDVFPPSQQQQVRVMLSGALQGVVCQQLVKTADGKGRVVATEVMIATPAIRNLIREGKTHQIYSALQAGAKHGMQTMDSSLATLVRQGKITYDAALEKCHHVEDFNRLCGR; from the coding sequence GTGGACCAGCACTCCCAGGCCGGCGGCATGGACGGGTTCTTCGCGTCCACGCCACCCGCCCCTTCTCCGCTCGACCCGCAGTGGCAGGCCGCCCCTCAGATGGAGGCTCACGACCCGCTGGGAGCGGCATCTTCGGGATCGGTGAGCTTCGACCTGGACGCTCCGGTCGCCGCTCCGACCGCCACGCTGTCGATGCCCCTCGCACCTGCTGCCGTTCCCCTGGTGGCCGCGCCGGCCGTCGCCGCGCCCGCACCGAGCTGGGAGCCGCCCGCGTACGTCCCGGCCCAGGCTGCGGAGGAGGTCGTCGAGTACGAGGAGGTCGAGGAGGACGAGGACCTTCCCGTTGACCGGGGCCTTGTCCGCATCGGCGCCGAGGACTCGTCCGATGACAGCGCCTTCCTGGCCGATCTTCTCGTGCACGTGATCGACGCTGGTTGCTCGGACCTCCACGTGACCGTGGGTGCGCCGCCGACTGTCCGAAAGAGCGGCTCTCTCGTCGCGGTGGAGGACTACGCGGTCCTCACGCCCCAGGTCGTGCAGAAGACCCTCTACGCGATCATGTCGCAGAAGCAGCGCGAGAAGTTCGAGTCCGAGCTCGAGCTCGACTTCGCCTACTCGCTTCCGGGACGAGCCCGCTTCCGCGTCAACGTCTACAAGCAGCGCGACGCCATGGGCGCGGCCTTCCGCCTCATCCCCTACGAGATCAAGGCGCTCGAGGACCTGGGCGTCCCGCCGTCGATCAGCAACCTCGCGATGCTTCCGCGCGGCTTCGTCCTCGTCACCGGTCCCACGGGCTCAGGGAAGTCCACGACCCTGGCGGCCGTCGTCGACCTCGCCAACCGTCAGCGCAACGACCACATCATGACCGTCGAGGACCCGATCGAGTTCCTCCACCAGCACAAGAACTGCCTCGTCAACCAGCGCGAGGTCGGCGAGGACACCTGGTCGTTCAAGAACGCGCTCAAGCACGTCCTGCGCCAGGACCCCGACATCATCCTGGTCGGCGAGATGCGTGATCTCGAGACGATCGAGATCGCCCTGACCGCGGCTGAGACCGGTCACCTCGTCATGGCAACCCTGCACACCCAGGACGCCGCGCAGACCATCGACCGCGTCATCGACGTCTTCCCGCCGTCACAGCAGCAGCAGGTCCGAGTGATGCTCTCCGGGGCGCTGCAGGGCGTCGTCTGCCAGCAGCTGGTCAAGACCGCCGACGGCAAGGGCCGCGTCGTCGCGACCGAGGTCATGATCGCTACCCCGGCGATCCGCAACCTCATCCGTGAGGGCAAGACCCACCAGATCTACTCGGCTCTGCAGGCCGGCGCGAAGCACGGCATGCAGACGATGGACAGCAGCCTCGCGACTCTCGTGCGGCAGGGCAAGATCACGTACGACGCGGCGTTGGAGAAGTGCCACCACGTCGAGGACTTCAACCGGCTCTGCGGCCGCTGA
- a CDS encoding AAA family ATPase, with protein MRPPLIERVTVEGYRALRDVHLKGVQPLTVLVGPNGSGKSTFFDVFAFLGECFSDGVRRACDKRNGLADMRSRGYDGPVRLEFAYREAPGERLMTYVLELAEHGGRPVISKELLRWSVAPSGGRPTHVLEFANGSGFVVDEATGEKTPQTLAEPDLLAVNALGQLKDHPRVEALRRFITGWHVSYLTASAARGVPEAGPQEHLSRSGENLANVLQYLREQHPDRLRSILASLSSSIPQLESATDELSPDGRLVLWLKDAPFERPVLSRYASDGTLKMLAYLVLLHDPDPAPFIGIEEPENYLYPTLLEGLATQCKVAAERSQVLVTSHSHEFLNALDPGEVVLFARDESGYTKVHRPLDVTGIGSMLDAGAHLGWLWREGYLEAPRPELTVPDQTA; from the coding sequence ATGCGCCCTCCCCTGATCGAGCGCGTCACCGTCGAGGGCTACCGCGCCCTGCGTGACGTGCACCTCAAGGGCGTCCAGCCGTTGACGGTCCTCGTCGGGCCCAACGGGAGCGGCAAGTCCACCTTCTTCGACGTGTTCGCCTTCCTCGGTGAGTGCTTCAGCGATGGTGTCCGTCGCGCCTGCGACAAGCGCAACGGCTTGGCCGACATGCGCAGTCGCGGCTACGACGGCCCGGTCCGACTCGAGTTCGCCTACCGCGAGGCGCCTGGCGAGCGACTTATGACCTATGTCCTCGAGCTTGCCGAACACGGCGGTCGACCGGTCATCAGCAAGGAACTGCTCCGGTGGTCGGTCGCGCCGAGTGGGGGCCGACCGACACACGTCCTCGAGTTCGCGAACGGCTCGGGCTTCGTCGTCGACGAGGCGACCGGGGAGAAGACGCCGCAGACGTTGGCCGAGCCGGACCTGCTCGCGGTCAACGCCCTCGGCCAGCTCAAGGACCACCCTCGGGTGGAGGCCCTGCGACGCTTCATCACGGGCTGGCACGTTTCCTACCTCACAGCCAGCGCTGCCCGTGGGGTGCCCGAGGCCGGCCCGCAGGAGCACCTGTCCCGCAGCGGGGAGAACCTCGCGAACGTGCTGCAGTACCTGCGGGAGCAGCACCCCGACCGGCTGCGCAGCATCCTCGCCTCCCTTTCCAGCAGCATCCCGCAGCTCGAGAGCGCCACCGACGAGCTGTCGCCGGACGGGCGACTGGTGCTGTGGCTCAAGGACGCTCCCTTCGAGCGACCCGTCCTGTCGCGCTACGCCAGTGACGGCACGCTGAAGATGCTGGCGTATCTCGTGCTCCTGCACGATCCGGACCCCGCGCCCTTCATCGGGATCGAAGAGCCGGAGAACTACCTGTACCCGACCCTCCTCGAGGGTCTGGCGACCCAGTGCAAGGTCGCGGCCGAGCGGTCCCAGGTGCTCGTGACCTCGCACAGCCACGAGTTCCTCAACGCGCTCGACCCTGGAGAGGTCGTCCTGTTCGCGCGCGACGAGAGTGGCTACACCAAGGTGCACCGACCACTCGACGTCACGGGTATCGGGTCGATGCTCGACGCCGGGGCGCATCTCGGCTGGCTCTGGCGCGAGGGCTACCTCGAGGCGCCTCGGCCGGAGCTGACCGTGCCGGACCAGACCGCGTGA
- a CDS encoding type II secretion system F family protein produces the protein MATATFEYKVRDKTGAIKTGKLDAESQAQVASKLKGMGYAPVSITQANSGMSKEISFGRKKKVKLRDLAIFSRQFATMINSGLSLLRALNILCEQTESKELARVLAEVRNEIETGNSLSAAMAKFPDAFPPLMVNMCKAGEVGGFLDSVLLQIAENYEAEVKLKGKVKAAMTYPVVVFVMAILMCLVMLIFIVPVFAKMFESLGSTLPLPTRVLVMLSGVLKTGGPIFLLGGIGLTVWWGKVKRTERARNIVDPLKLKAPVFGPLFQKIALSRFTRNLGTMMKSGVPILQSLDIVADTTGNVVLARAIRDVQDSVRQGESLTKPLMDHPVFPPMVVQMMAVGEDTGALDTMLLKISDFYDQEVEATTESLTALIEPLMIAFLGTVVGGMIVALYMPIFKVFDLIE, from the coding sequence ATGGCAACGGCAACGTTCGAGTACAAGGTCCGCGACAAGACCGGGGCGATCAAGACCGGCAAGCTCGATGCGGAGTCGCAGGCGCAGGTCGCCAGCAAGCTCAAGGGCATGGGCTACGCCCCCGTGAGCATCACCCAGGCGAACTCCGGCATGTCGAAGGAGATCTCCTTCGGGCGCAAGAAGAAGGTCAAGCTGCGCGACCTTGCGATCTTCTCCCGTCAGTTCGCGACGATGATCAACAGCGGTCTGAGCCTGCTTCGCGCGCTCAACATCCTGTGCGAGCAGACCGAGAGCAAGGAGCTCGCCCGCGTACTCGCCGAGGTCCGCAACGAGATCGAGACCGGCAACAGCCTCTCGGCCGCTATGGCGAAGTTCCCCGACGCGTTCCCGCCGCTCATGGTCAACATGTGCAAGGCCGGTGAGGTCGGTGGCTTCCTCGACTCCGTGCTGCTGCAGATCGCCGAGAACTACGAGGCCGAGGTCAAGCTCAAGGGCAAGGTCAAGGCCGCGATGACCTATCCGGTCGTGGTCTTCGTCATGGCCATCCTCATGTGCCTGGTCATGCTCATCTTCATCGTGCCGGTCTTCGCGAAGATGTTCGAGAGCCTTGGCAGCACGCTGCCACTGCCCACCCGTGTGCTGGTGATGCTCAGCGGGGTCCTCAAGACCGGTGGGCCGATCTTCCTGCTGGGGGGCATCGGTCTGACGGTCTGGTGGGGCAAGGTCAAGCGGACCGAGCGGGCCCGCAACATCGTCGACCCGCTCAAGCTCAAGGCCCCAGTGTTCGGGCCGCTGTTCCAGAAGATCGCGCTGAGCCGCTTCACCCGCAACCTCGGCACGATGATGAAGAGCGGTGTGCCGATCCTGCAGAGCCTCGACATCGTCGCGGACACCACCGGCAACGTCGTGCTGGCCCGCGCCATCCGTGACGTCCAGGACAGCGTCCGTCAGGGTGAGTCGCTCACCAAGCCACTGATGGACCATCCGGTGTTCCCGCCCATGGTCGTGCAGATGATGGCCGTCGGCGAGGACACCGGTGCGCTCGACACCATGCTGCTCAAGATCAGTGACTTCTACGACCAGGAAGTAGAGGCGACCACTGAGTCGCTCACGGCGCTTATCGAACCCCTCATGATCGCCTTCCTGGGGACCGTGGTCGGCGGCATGATCGTGGCGCTGTACATGCCCATCTTCAAGGTCTTCGACCTGATCGAGTAG
- the pilM gene encoding type IV pilus assembly protein PilM has product MGLDIGTSGVRAAELSTGKGPATLERFGQVALPAGAVRDGEVIDVDTVASAIKQLWAQAKFSTKKVVVGVANQKVVVRQVDLPWLPTAELKKSLAFQVQDFIPMPVEQAILDFHPLEEFTNDSGARMLRVLLVAAARDMVGSAIEAVEKAGLQPSMVDLNSFAVLRSMVGPETGLGSMQAEALVDVGASVTNIVVHQGGVPRFVRILLMGGGDITDAVAERMGVPMDQAESVKQTTGLATVAGAAEAHPANRAIEQTGSALVEEIRGSLDYYLAQPGAARVGRVVVSGGGSRLTGLVERLSAATRLPVESARPMSLLKIGKTGLTNEQLAYVEPMVSVPVGLALGVAS; this is encoded by the coding sequence GTGGGTCTCGACATCGGGACGTCCGGTGTGCGGGCCGCCGAGCTGAGCACGGGCAAGGGCCCGGCGACGCTCGAGCGGTTCGGGCAGGTGGCACTCCCTGCGGGAGCGGTTCGCGACGGCGAGGTGATCGACGTCGACACGGTCGCGTCGGCCATCAAGCAGCTGTGGGCGCAGGCGAAGTTCAGCACCAAGAAGGTCGTCGTGGGGGTGGCCAACCAGAAGGTGGTCGTCCGCCAGGTCGACCTCCCGTGGCTGCCGACCGCCGAGCTGAAGAAGTCGCTCGCCTTCCAGGTGCAGGACTTCATCCCGATGCCGGTGGAGCAGGCGATCCTCGACTTCCACCCGCTCGAGGAGTTCACCAACGACTCCGGCGCCCGGATGCTTCGCGTGCTGCTCGTCGCCGCGGCCCGCGACATGGTCGGCAGCGCCATCGAGGCCGTCGAGAAGGCCGGCCTGCAGCCGAGCATGGTCGACCTCAACAGCTTCGCCGTCCTGCGCAGCATGGTCGGCCCGGAGACCGGGCTCGGCAGCATGCAGGCCGAGGCCCTCGTCGACGTCGGCGCGAGCGTCACCAACATCGTGGTCCACCAGGGCGGCGTCCCGCGCTTCGTGCGCATCCTGCTCATGGGTGGTGGCGACATCACCGACGCCGTCGCCGAGCGCATGGGCGTCCCGATGGACCAGGCCGAGTCGGTCAAGCAGACCACCGGCCTCGCGACCGTCGCCGGCGCCGCCGAGGCGCACCCTGCCAACCGCGCGATCGAGCAGACCGGCAGCGCGCTGGTCGAGGAGATCCGCGGCTCGCTCGACTACTACCTCGCCCAGCCCGGCGCCGCGCGCGTCGGTCGGGTGGTTGTCTCCGGTGGCGGCTCGCGCCTCACCGGTCTGGTGGAGCGGCTCTCGGCCGCGACCCGCCTCCCGGTCGAGTCCGCTCGCCCGATGTCCCTGCTCAAGATCGGCAAGACCGGCCTGACCAACGAGCAGCTCGCCTACGTCGAGCCGATGGTCAGCGTCCCGGTCGGCCTCGCCCTCGGAGTGGCCTCATGA
- a CDS encoding type II toxin-antitoxin system VapC family toxin, whose amino-acid sequence MALRPALLDTSVLVALESGRPVREALVPREVFVSIVTIAELRLGVLTAPPDQRALRLATLEGALALDPLPVDVEVAEAWTQLREQLRQLGRRMPMNDSWVAATALAHDLDVVTQDADYDDVPGLSVVRV is encoded by the coding sequence GTGGCGCTGAGGCCCGCACTCCTCGACACCTCCGTCCTGGTGGCGCTCGAGTCAGGTCGCCCGGTGCGAGAGGCACTGGTGCCTCGCGAGGTGTTCGTCTCGATCGTGACCATCGCCGAGCTCCGGCTCGGAGTGCTCACCGCACCTCCGGACCAGCGTGCCCTGCGCCTTGCGACGCTCGAGGGCGCCTTGGCGCTCGATCCCCTACCCGTCGACGTCGAGGTCGCCGAGGCGTGGACGCAGCTGCGCGAGCAGTTGCGCCAGCTGGGTCGCCGCATGCCGATGAACGACTCCTGGGTCGCGGCCACCGCGCTGGCCCATGACCTCGACGTCGTGACGCAGGACGCCGACTATGACGACGTGCCAGGGCTCTCGGTCGTCAGGGTCTGA
- a CDS encoding prepilin-type N-terminal cleavage/methylation domain-containing protein translates to MLARIRKAKENGEGGFTLIELLVVIIIIGILAAIAIPTFLNQRKKGWDASAKSALKNAATAQESYFTDASTYIDDDDFTDNVGLDAEGFNATSTVTLTTVTATAAAYCMQAFHTSNTTNVWKLDSATGSPVLGTC, encoded by the coding sequence ATGCTGGCTCGCATTCGTAAGGCCAAGGAGAACGGCGAGGGCGGCTTCACCCTCATCGAGCTCCTCGTCGTCATCATCATCATCGGCATCCTCGCCGCCATCGCCATCCCGACCTTCCTCAACCAGCGCAAGAAGGGCTGGGACGCGTCGGCAAAGTCCGCGCTCAAGAACGCCGCGACCGCGCAGGAGTCCTACTTCACGGACGCCTCGACCTACATCGACGACGACGACTTCACCGACAATGTTGGCCTGGACGCCGAGGGCTTCAACGCCACCAGCACCGTCACGCTGACCACGGTCACCGCGACTGCCGCCGCCTACTGCATGCAGGCGTTCCACACGAGCAACACGACCAACGTGTGGAAGCTCGACAGCGCCACCGGCTCCCCGGTGCTCGGCACCTGCTAG
- a CDS encoding shikimate kinase, protein MTDALTDALTDAQTQPLVVLVGAPGAGKTTVGRLVAEARGVAFRDTDADIEAAAGTPISDIFFDSGEDHFRALERAAVATALAEHEGVLALGGGAVLADETRELLRGHHVVFLAVGLSDAATRVGMAASRPVLTLNPRAALKVLLDARLPLYRDVATAEVPTDGRSPQDVAADVLQTLTTESPGTSS, encoded by the coding sequence GTGACGGACGCGCTGACGGACGCGCTGACGGACGCCCAGACGCAGCCGCTCGTCGTGCTGGTCGGGGCACCCGGCGCGGGGAAGACGACCGTGGGACGACTCGTCGCCGAGGCGCGGGGCGTGGCTTTCCGCGACACCGACGCCGACATCGAGGCCGCTGCCGGTACGCCGATCAGCGACATCTTCTTCGACTCCGGTGAGGATCACTTCCGCGCGCTCGAGCGGGCCGCGGTCGCCACGGCCTTGGCCGAGCACGAGGGGGTCCTGGCACTCGGTGGGGGAGCGGTGCTCGCGGACGAGACCCGCGAGCTGCTTCGCGGCCATCACGTCGTCTTCCTCGCCGTCGGCCTGTCCGACGCCGCCACCCGCGTCGGTATGGCCGCCAGCCGGCCCGTCCTCACCCTCAACCCGCGCGCGGCGCTGAAGGTCCTGCTCGACGCCCGGCTCCCGCTCTACCGCGACGTCGCGACCGCGGAAGTCCCCACCGACGGCCGCTCACCCCAGGACGTCGCCGCTGACGTCCTTCAGACCCTGACGACCGAGAGCCCTGGCACGTCGTCATAG
- a CDS encoding type II toxin-antitoxin system prevent-host-death family antitoxin yields the protein MVRVPSRELRNDTAGVLRKVDAGEDVIITVNGQDRVRLSAIDPRTRPRSMPSDVFFRRFRPADRGLLDELREMLPETTDDLPWR from the coding sequence ATGGTTCGAGTGCCCTCTCGCGAGCTCCGCAACGACACTGCTGGCGTGCTGCGCAAGGTCGACGCAGGTGAAGACGTCATCATCACCGTGAACGGTCAGGACCGGGTTCGGCTCTCGGCCATCGACCCGCGGACCCGCCCACGGAGCATGCCGTCTGACGTCTTCTTCCGCCGGTTCCGCCCGGCTGACAGAGGGTTGCTCGACGAGTTGCGCGAAATGCTGCCGGAGACGACGGACGACCTCCCGTGGCGCTGA